Proteins found in one Microcella daejeonensis genomic segment:
- a CDS encoding sensor histidine kinase: MDLIDKERRALLQHAARALGLVGVVIAAFCLSLPGVVEADVLPSVLIVLAGQAAALVMVGRSSHIGWPALTIVLGCGALVLAQLPFDGTVSASLPIALAPLAAAGIGAVGTVLSEGRARWMLWALGTLASSLLVALAGPTRGLISVPAIAALAGWAITLIIGIWVTAGVRRGLRRIAQIGLAHQAERQASETEAQRRQSARLLHDTVLATLTLLAHSGVGVSADALRQQAAEDARLLRQLRLGSTPMPRFSGSYSLEPVGETTLGTTLESVKQRFLRMGLTVRWHGTGQVLLPNDVLDAFLLALAECLENVRRHAGVTEADVTITESDDALRAVVTDAGVGFDPTAITTERLGFSESVVARLRDVGGNTRVFSTPGAGTTVMLEVPR; encoded by the coding sequence ATGGATCTGATCGACAAGGAGCGCCGGGCGCTGCTGCAGCACGCGGCACGGGCCCTCGGCCTCGTGGGCGTCGTCATCGCGGCCTTCTGCCTCTCGCTGCCGGGCGTCGTCGAGGCCGATGTGCTCCCCTCGGTGCTCATCGTGCTCGCCGGGCAGGCGGCGGCGCTCGTCATGGTCGGCCGCTCCTCGCACATCGGCTGGCCCGCCCTCACGATCGTGCTCGGCTGCGGCGCCCTGGTGCTCGCGCAGCTGCCCTTCGACGGCACCGTCTCGGCCTCGCTGCCGATCGCCCTCGCCCCGCTCGCCGCGGCCGGCATCGGCGCGGTGGGCACCGTGCTCAGCGAGGGGCGCGCGCGATGGATGCTCTGGGCCCTCGGCACCCTCGCCTCGAGTCTGCTCGTGGCCCTCGCCGGCCCCACGCGCGGCCTCATCTCGGTTCCCGCGATCGCCGCCCTCGCCGGCTGGGCCATCACGCTCATCATCGGCATCTGGGTCACCGCGGGGGTCCGGCGCGGCCTGCGCCGGATCGCCCAGATCGGCCTCGCCCACCAGGCGGAGCGCCAGGCGAGCGAGACCGAGGCCCAGCGCCGCCAGAGCGCCCGGCTGCTGCACGACACGGTGCTCGCGACGCTCACGCTGCTCGCCCACTCCGGCGTCGGCGTCAGCGCCGACGCGCTGCGCCAGCAGGCGGCGGAGGATGCGCGTCTGCTGCGCCAGCTGCGTCTCGGCTCGACGCCCATGCCCCGCTTCTCGGGCTCGTACAGCCTCGAGCCGGTGGGCGAGACGACCCTCGGCACGACGCTGGAGTCGGTGAAGCAGCGGTTCCTGCGCATGGGGCTGACGGTGCGCTGGCACGGCACGGGGCAGGTGCTGCTGCCGAACGACGTGCTCGACGCCTTCCTGCTCGCCCTCGCCGAGTGCCTCGAGAACGTGCGGCGGCACGCCGGGGTCACCGAGGCCGACGTGACGATCACCGAGAGCGACGACGCCCTGCGCGCCGTGGTCACCGACGCCGGCGTCGGCTTCGACCCGACCGCGATCACCACCGAGCGCCTGGGCTTCAGCGAGTCGGTCGTCGCCCGGCTGCGCGACGTCGGCGGCAACACCCGCGTCTTCTCGACACCCGGCGCGGGAACGACCGTGATGCTGGAGGTGCCGCGATGA